A portion of the Stigmatella aurantiaca DW4/3-1 genome contains these proteins:
- a CDS encoding class II glutamine amidotransferase — translation MCRLFGFRSTVPTAVHPSLVTEKNSLVIQSREHKDGWGIAAYGAEALPRVAHGVGAAHSDPDFHRVSSLVSSHTVVAHVRLASVGAVEMRNSHPFLHGRWSFVHNGTVQDFPEHQKAIESLIHPDLRVNIRGTTDSERCLYLFLTRLSARSSEEAPARVGDVARALAETMQLVAGITDKPGRKRSAMNFLVTDGQVMVATRRHRSLFISDGRRSACGGTSLRSGTRLEQLIIASEALCGDQTGWDEVAEEEIIGVDGQLVLNRWSVAELTQSN, via the coding sequence ATGTGCCGCCTGTTTGGATTCCGCTCTACAGTTCCCACGGCTGTTCATCCCTCGCTGGTGACTGAGAAGAACTCTCTCGTCATCCAGTCGCGTGAGCACAAAGATGGTTGGGGAATCGCCGCCTACGGGGCGGAAGCGCTTCCCCGGGTGGCTCACGGTGTCGGTGCCGCTCACAGCGATCCTGACTTCCACCGCGTGAGCAGCCTGGTGTCCTCCCACACGGTGGTGGCGCATGTCCGCCTGGCCTCCGTGGGGGCCGTGGAAATGCGCAACTCGCACCCCTTCCTGCACGGCCGCTGGTCGTTCGTGCACAACGGAACGGTGCAGGACTTTCCCGAGCACCAGAAGGCCATCGAGTCGCTCATCCATCCCGATCTGCGCGTGAACATCCGCGGGACGACGGACTCCGAGCGCTGCCTCTACCTCTTCCTCACGCGGCTCTCGGCGCGGAGCAGCGAGGAGGCCCCCGCGCGGGTGGGCGACGTGGCCCGTGCCCTCGCGGAGACGATGCAACTGGTGGCGGGCATCACGGACAAGCCGGGCCGGAAACGCTCCGCGATGAACTTCCTCGTCACGGACGGACAGGTGATGGTGGCCACGCGCCGCCACCGCTCGCTCTTCATCAGCGATGGCCGCCGCTCCGCTTGCGGGGGCACCTCGCTGCGGTCTGGCACGCGGCTCGAGCAGCTCATCATCGCCAGCGAGGCGCTGTGCGGCGATCAGACAGGCTGGGACGAGGTCGCCGAGGAGGAGATCATCGGCGTGGACGGCCAGCTCGTCCTGAACCGGTGGTCCGTGGCGGAGCTCACCCAGTCGAACTGA
- the tsaE gene encoding tRNA (adenosine(37)-N6)-threonylcarbamoyltransferase complex ATPase subunit type 1 TsaE, which yields MSSSALRRTVQAASPEETHRLGVRLGGLLQPGDFVGLIGDLGAGKTHLVRGVAEGAQVPHSEVASPTFAIVYPYSGRIPLYHADLYRIADEDELYATGFFDLVGSGGAVLVEWLDRVPGAAPREYLRITLRPTAEDARELQAEAFGARSEALLAAWLP from the coding sequence GTGAGTTCCTCGGCCCTGAGGCGCACCGTGCAGGCGGCGTCCCCCGAGGAGACCCACCGGTTGGGGGTGCGCCTGGGAGGGCTGCTTCAGCCGGGGGACTTCGTCGGGCTCATCGGGGATCTGGGGGCGGGCAAGACGCACCTGGTGCGCGGGGTGGCCGAGGGGGCTCAGGTGCCTCACTCGGAGGTCGCCAGCCCCACCTTCGCCATCGTCTACCCCTACAGCGGGCGCATCCCCCTGTACCACGCGGACCTCTATCGCATCGCGGACGAGGACGAGCTCTACGCCACGGGCTTCTTCGATCTGGTGGGCAGCGGGGGCGCGGTGCTGGTGGAGTGGCTGGACCGGGTACCGGGGGCGGCGCCGCGCGAGTACCTGCGCATCACCCTGCGTCCCACGGCGGAGGACGCGCGGGAGCTTCAGGCCGAGGCCTTCGGCGCCAGGTCCGAGGCGCTTCTCGCCGCCTGGCTGCCGTGA
- a CDS encoding bifunctional ADP-dependent NAD(P)H-hydrate dehydratase/NAD(P)H-hydrate epimerase, whose protein sequence is MQLVLTAAQMREAEQAAESKYGMPSALLMENAGRALAEAARSVAGPRGRFNVVCGPGNNGGDGLVAARFLLEGGARLAVAVVGDRAKMTAEAQRNLKALEATAFKAQALETLPELGPEDVVVDALFGTGLSRAPEGPFAEAIQHIERWRGAGAKVVAADVPSGLQSDTGEPFSPCVEADVTVAFGLLKRGQVLEPGASLCGELRRVDIGLSMAAAQGLSGPVLPLLVEEADARGVLPPRRADSHKGTYGHVLGVAGSRGKSGAAALLARAALRAGAGLVSVATRAEVLDAVMAHAPEIMGIPLEASGPLGLADLEPLLAAAEGKDALVIGPGIPRGPETGKLIGELLARVDADVVLDADALNAVATDLSILRQAKRQVVLTPHPGEMARLTGLSTKEVQARRLEVAREFAMAHGVTLVLKGTRTLTVSAEGDIYINPTGNPGMATGGTGDVLSGICGAFLAQKVPVHEAIWAAVYVHGLAGDLAARRSGQVGLIASELLQGLCDVWLRWDR, encoded by the coding sequence ATGCAGTTGGTGCTGACCGCCGCACAGATGCGCGAGGCTGAACAGGCCGCGGAATCCAAGTATGGAATGCCCTCGGCACTGCTCATGGAGAACGCGGGCCGGGCCCTGGCGGAGGCGGCCCGGAGTGTGGCGGGCCCCCGAGGGCGCTTCAACGTCGTCTGCGGTCCGGGCAACAACGGCGGGGATGGGCTGGTGGCCGCCCGCTTCCTGCTGGAGGGGGGCGCGCGGCTGGCCGTGGCCGTGGTGGGCGATCGCGCCAAGATGACCGCCGAGGCCCAGCGCAACCTGAAGGCGCTGGAGGCCACTGCCTTCAAGGCGCAGGCCCTGGAGACGCTGCCGGAGCTGGGCCCTGAGGACGTGGTGGTCGATGCCCTCTTTGGCACGGGGCTCAGCCGGGCACCCGAGGGGCCATTCGCGGAAGCCATCCAACACATCGAGCGGTGGCGCGGGGCGGGCGCCAAGGTGGTGGCCGCCGATGTCCCCTCGGGGTTGCAGAGCGATACCGGGGAGCCCTTCAGCCCGTGCGTGGAGGCGGATGTCACCGTGGCCTTCGGGCTGCTCAAGCGGGGACAGGTCCTGGAGCCCGGCGCTTCGCTCTGCGGCGAGTTGCGGCGCGTGGACATCGGGCTGTCCATGGCGGCAGCCCAGGGGCTCTCCGGGCCTGTCTTGCCCCTGCTCGTGGAGGAGGCCGACGCCCGGGGGGTTCTGCCGCCCCGGCGCGCGGACAGCCACAAGGGGACATATGGGCACGTGCTGGGGGTGGCCGGCAGCCGGGGCAAGTCTGGCGCGGCGGCCCTCTTGGCGCGGGCGGCCCTGCGCGCTGGGGCAGGGCTCGTCTCCGTAGCCACCCGCGCGGAGGTGCTCGATGCCGTGATGGCCCACGCCCCTGAGATCATGGGCATCCCCCTGGAAGCTTCGGGGCCCTTGGGCCTCGCGGACCTGGAGCCCCTGCTGGCGGCGGCCGAGGGCAAGGACGCGCTCGTCATCGGCCCGGGCATTCCCCGGGGGCCGGAGACGGGCAAGCTCATTGGCGAGCTGCTGGCGCGCGTGGACGCGGACGTGGTGCTGGATGCGGACGCGCTCAACGCCGTGGCCACGGACCTGAGCATCCTTCGCCAGGCGAAGCGCCAGGTGGTGCTCACGCCCCATCCGGGCGAGATGGCGCGGCTCACGGGGCTCTCCACGAAGGAGGTCCAGGCCCGCCGCCTGGAGGTGGCCCGGGAGTTCGCGATGGCGCACGGGGTGACGCTCGTGCTCAAGGGCACCCGGACGCTGACGGTGAGCGCGGAGGGGGACATCTACATCAACCCCACGGGCAACCCGGGCATGGCCACGGGCGGGACGGGGGACGTGCTCTCGGGCATCTGTGGCGCGTTCCTCGCGCAGAAGGTGCCCGTGCACGAGGCCATCTGGGCCGCCGTTTACGTCCATGGCCTCGCGGGAGACCTCGCGGCACGGCGGAGCGGCCAGGTGGGGCTCATTGCCAGCGAGCTCCTCCAGGGGCTGTGCGATGTCTGGCTCCGGTGGGACCGGTGA
- the acpS gene encoding holo-ACP synthase: MAIVGLGMDICSVERIQRILQGPRGQRFLERVYTASERALCSGRADAASAYAARFAAKEALVKALGAPPGLSWQDMEVVRGAGMPRFALSGVALEVMEQRRLDALLTMTHDAGVAAATVILQERG, translated from the coding sequence ATGGCGATTGTCGGGCTGGGCATGGACATCTGCTCGGTGGAGCGCATCCAGCGCATCCTCCAAGGGCCTCGCGGCCAGCGTTTCCTGGAGCGTGTGTACACGGCCTCCGAGCGGGCGCTGTGCAGCGGGCGGGCGGACGCGGCCAGTGCCTATGCGGCGCGCTTCGCCGCCAAGGAGGCGCTGGTGAAGGCCCTGGGCGCCCCGCCGGGGCTCAGCTGGCAGGACATGGAGGTGGTGCGCGGGGCGGGCATGCCGCGCTTCGCCCTCTCCGGTGTGGCGCTCGAGGTGATGGAACAGCGGCGGCTGGACGCGCTGCTGACGATGACCCATGACGCGGGGGTGGCCGCGGCCACCGTCATCCTGCAGGAGCGAGGCTAG
- a CDS encoding pyridoxine 5'-phosphate synthase, with protein sequence MTQRLGVNVDHVATLRQARRTSYPDPVTAAALAELAGARQITIHLREDRRHIQDRDLRILRDTCQTLLNLEMAATPEMVKIAYEYKPDVVTLVPERREELTTEGGLDVTGQREAVAKIIKNLKDGEIIVSLFIDPDLDQVRAAHKVDANRIELHTGRYCEARNERERARELSRIVDAAKSAAKLGMSVAAGHGLNYDNVQPIARIQEIDELNIGHSIVGRAVLVGFERAVREMLELMRNPG encoded by the coding sequence ATGACACAGCGACTGGGTGTGAACGTGGACCACGTGGCGACGCTGCGGCAGGCGCGGCGCACCTCGTATCCGGATCCCGTGACGGCGGCGGCCCTGGCGGAGCTGGCCGGGGCGCGGCAGATCACCATCCACCTGCGTGAGGACCGGCGCCACATCCAGGACCGGGACCTGCGCATTCTCCGGGACACGTGCCAGACGCTCCTCAACCTGGAGATGGCGGCCACCCCGGAGATGGTGAAGATCGCCTACGAGTACAAGCCGGACGTGGTGACGCTGGTGCCCGAGCGGCGCGAGGAGCTCACCACCGAGGGCGGGCTCGACGTGACCGGGCAGCGCGAGGCGGTGGCGAAGATCATCAAGAACCTCAAGGACGGGGAGATCATCGTCTCGCTGTTCATCGATCCGGACCTGGACCAGGTGCGGGCCGCGCACAAGGTGGACGCCAACCGCATCGAGCTGCACACGGGGCGCTACTGCGAAGCGCGCAACGAGCGGGAGCGGGCCCGGGAGCTGAGCCGCATCGTGGATGCCGCCAAGAGCGCGGCGAAGCTGGGCATGAGCGTGGCCGCGGGCCACGGGCTCAACTACGACAACGTGCAGCCCATCGCGCGCATCCAGGAGATCGACGAGCTGAACATCGGTCACTCCATCGTGGGACGGGCGGTGCTGGTGGGCTTCGAGCGCGCGGTGCGTGAGATGCTCGAGCTGATGCGCAACCCGGGGTAG
- the glmM gene encoding phosphoglucosamine mutase produces MAYKVNMSPKEERASQRLFGTDGVRGVANVYPMTAEVAMQLGRALAYLIRNGPHRHRVIIGKDTRLSGYMLEQALSAGITSMGVDVWLTGPLPTPGISNLTTSMRADAGAVISASHNPYQDNGIKFFWRDGFKLPDETEAKIEELLSTGAMDTIRPTADNIGRAFRLDDARGRYIVFLKATFPRELTLEGMTIVVDCANGAAYKTAPAVLEELGAKVITLGVSPDGKNINEKCGALHPENLAQAVVAHGARLGLALDGDADRLIVVDEKGKVVDGDAIMAICTSELVARQELKKNTLVATVMSNIGLERAVARFGVKVARTRVGDRYVVEEMRKHGYNLGGEQSGHLLFLDHATTGDGTLAALQLLAVMCRQGKPLSELASIFEPVPQTLVNITVRHKRELGELPEVMKVIQSVEQRLGNEGRVLVRFSGTEPKVRILIEGEDGKRNEELAREIAEALSRALN; encoded by the coding sequence ATGGCTTATAAGGTGAATATGTCTCCCAAGGAGGAGCGGGCGTCACAGAGGTTGTTCGGCACGGACGGCGTCCGCGGGGTGGCGAACGTCTACCCGATGACCGCCGAGGTCGCGATGCAGCTCGGCCGGGCGCTGGCGTACCTCATCCGCAATGGGCCGCACCGTCATCGCGTCATCATTGGCAAGGACACGCGGTTGTCCGGCTACATGCTGGAGCAGGCGCTCTCGGCTGGCATCACCTCCATGGGGGTGGACGTGTGGCTGACCGGGCCGCTGCCCACGCCGGGCATCTCCAACCTCACCACGTCCATGCGCGCGGATGCGGGCGCGGTCATCTCCGCCTCCCACAACCCGTACCAGGACAACGGCATCAAGTTCTTCTGGCGCGATGGCTTCAAGTTGCCGGACGAGACGGAGGCGAAGATCGAGGAGCTGCTGTCCACGGGCGCCATGGACACGATCCGTCCTACAGCGGACAACATCGGCCGGGCGTTCCGCCTGGATGACGCGCGGGGCCGCTACATCGTCTTTCTCAAGGCCACCTTCCCCCGCGAACTGACGCTGGAGGGGATGACCATCGTCGTGGATTGCGCCAACGGCGCGGCCTACAAGACGGCCCCCGCGGTGCTCGAGGAGCTGGGCGCCAAGGTGATTACCCTGGGCGTGTCCCCGGACGGCAAGAACATCAACGAGAAGTGCGGCGCGCTCCACCCGGAGAACCTGGCGCAGGCGGTGGTGGCGCACGGCGCCCGGCTGGGCCTGGCGCTGGATGGCGACGCGGACCGGCTCATCGTCGTGGATGAGAAGGGCAAGGTGGTGGATGGCGATGCCATCATGGCCATCTGCACCAGCGAGCTGGTGGCGCGCCAGGAGCTGAAGAAGAACACGCTGGTGGCCACGGTGATGAGCAACATCGGCCTGGAGCGCGCGGTGGCGCGCTTTGGCGTCAAGGTGGCGCGCACCCGCGTGGGAGACCGCTACGTCGTCGAGGAGATGCGCAAGCACGGCTACAACCTGGGAGGTGAGCAGAGCGGACACCTGCTCTTCCTGGACCACGCCACGACGGGCGACGGCACGCTGGCGGCGCTGCAACTCTTGGCGGTGATGTGCCGCCAGGGCAAGCCGCTCAGTGAGCTGGCCTCCATCTTCGAGCCGGTGCCCCAGACGCTGGTCAACATCACCGTGCGCCACAAGCGCGAGCTGGGCGAGCTGCCCGAGGTGATGAAGGTCATCCAGAGCGTGGAGCAGCGGCTGGGCAACGAGGGCCGCGTGCTGGTGCGCTTCTCGGGAACCGAGCCCAAGGTGCGCATCCTCATCGAGGGCGAGGATGGGAAGCGCAACGAGGAGCTGGCCCGGGAGATCGCCGAGGCGCTCTCGCGCGCCCTGAACTGA
- the folP gene encoding dihydropteroate synthase produces the protein MIRAYPLLAERSQELTLGFQRLGLPTAAREYLLEKLPQYRLLLTGLTRVEGRFLVSLFEASTAPGREEYPVYIEGNPKTRLGTGLLVGRREQFERLVAFAREDLQLAGLVAALVQGLESGTAPASLRLGERDFPFGARTYVMGVVNVTPDSFSDGGRHASAEAAIAHGLKLAEAGADVLDVGGESTRPGSRPVSVEEELERVLPVVSGLRARTAVPLSVDTTKAAVAREVLSAGAVLINDISGFHFDPELPRVVAEAGAACCLMHMKGTPETMQVAPHYEDLLGEVLAFLEEGVNRAVEAGVARERILVDPGIGFGKTLGHNLFLLRRLADLRVLGLPVLVGTSRKGFLGTLTGGKPPHERLAATLGSIAGMAALGGADFVRVHDVAEAKDALAVVEAVRNAQDGGAGPSAQSR, from the coding sequence ATGATTCGCGCCTACCCCTTGCTGGCCGAGCGCTCCCAGGAGCTGACGCTCGGCTTCCAGCGCCTGGGGCTTCCCACCGCCGCCCGGGAGTACTTGCTGGAGAAGCTGCCGCAGTACCGCTTGCTGCTCACGGGGCTGACGCGCGTAGAGGGCCGGTTCCTGGTGAGCCTCTTCGAAGCCTCCACGGCCCCGGGGCGCGAGGAATATCCCGTGTACATCGAGGGCAACCCGAAGACCCGCTTGGGCACGGGCCTGCTGGTGGGCCGGCGCGAGCAGTTCGAGCGGCTGGTGGCCTTCGCCCGGGAGGATCTCCAGCTCGCGGGGTTGGTGGCCGCGCTGGTGCAGGGGTTGGAGTCGGGGACGGCACCGGCCTCGCTGCGCTTGGGCGAGCGGGACTTCCCCTTCGGGGCGCGCACCTACGTCATGGGCGTGGTGAACGTGACGCCCGACAGCTTCTCGGATGGGGGGCGCCATGCCTCGGCGGAGGCGGCCATTGCCCATGGGCTGAAGCTGGCGGAGGCGGGAGCGGACGTGCTGGACGTGGGTGGGGAGTCCACCCGGCCTGGCTCCCGGCCCGTGTCTGTCGAGGAGGAGTTGGAGCGCGTGTTGCCCGTCGTCTCAGGGCTCCGGGCCCGCACGGCCGTGCCCCTCTCGGTGGACACCACCAAGGCGGCGGTGGCGCGAGAGGTGCTCTCGGCTGGGGCGGTGTTGATCAACGACATCAGCGGTTTCCACTTCGATCCGGAGCTGCCGCGCGTGGTGGCGGAGGCCGGGGCCGCCTGTTGCCTCATGCACATGAAGGGCACTCCGGAGACGATGCAGGTGGCGCCCCACTACGAGGATCTCCTGGGCGAGGTGCTCGCCTTCCTGGAGGAGGGGGTGAACCGGGCGGTCGAGGCAGGCGTGGCGCGGGAGCGCATCCTCGTGGACCCGGGCATCGGCTTCGGAAAGACGCTGGGGCACAACCTGTTCCTGCTGCGCCGGCTGGCGGACCTCCGGGTGCTGGGGCTTCCGGTGCTGGTGGGCACCAGCCGGAAGGGGTTTCTGGGCACACTCACCGGGGGGAAGCCTCCCCACGAGCGGCTGGCGGCCACGCTGGGCTCCATCGCGGGCATGGCCGCCTTGGGAGGGGCGGACTTCGTCCGGGTGCACGACGTGGCCGAGGCGAAGGATGCGCTCGCGGTGGTGGAGGCGGTGCGAAACGCCCAGGACGGCGGAGCGGGGCCGAGCGCTCAAAGTAGGTAA
- the ftsH gene encoding ATP-dependent zinc metalloprotease FtsH translates to MRSTYKTIGLWVILIVLFVAFYNFFSQGNEQVEEPTFTQLLTKVEEKKVRAVSVKGNTYSGEYVDTKARFRTTGPSADTSMLTKLQDLGVDVKYEKEEQNNLWLTILGQWMPVVFLFLFFIFFMRQLQGGSGKAMTFGKSKAKLLNESHNKVTFADVAGADECKEELEEIVAFLKDPKKFTKLGGRIPKGVLMMGSPGTGKTLLARAVAGEAGVPFFSISGSDFVEMFVGVGASRVRDLFEQGKKNAPCIIFIDEIDAVGRHRGAGLGGGHDEREQTLNQLLVEMDGFESNEGVILIAATNRPDVLDPALQRPGRFDRRIVVPRPDLKGRLGVLKVHTRRVPLAPDVELEVIARGTPGMTGADLENLVNESALMAARQNKERVDLSDFEAAKDKVFMGPERKSMIMTEKEKRNTAVHEAGHALLAKLLPGCDPLHKVTIIPRGQALGVTWSLPTEDKVNGYKKQILDQITMAMGGRLAEELLHNEVSSGASNDIERATETARAMVCRWGMSEKLGPLAFGKSEGEVFLGRDFNSSKDYSEDTARQIDAEVRGIVIGCYERGKQLLTDNKDALSRISEALVEYETLDAEDVNVLLQGGSLTRERPAPRLIAPPSKPTEKKDKRKILDALESIPKMEPNKA, encoded by the coding sequence GTGCGTTCGACTTACAAGACCATTGGCCTCTGGGTCATCCTGATCGTCCTGTTCGTGGCTTTCTATAATTTCTTCTCACAGGGCAACGAGCAGGTGGAGGAGCCCACCTTCACGCAGCTGCTGACCAAGGTAGAGGAAAAGAAGGTCCGAGCCGTCTCGGTCAAGGGCAACACCTACTCGGGTGAATACGTTGACACGAAGGCGCGGTTCCGCACGACGGGCCCCTCCGCCGACACCTCCATGCTCACCAAGTTGCAGGACCTGGGCGTGGACGTGAAGTACGAGAAGGAGGAGCAGAACAACCTCTGGTTGACCATCCTCGGCCAGTGGATGCCGGTGGTCTTCCTGTTCCTGTTCTTCATCTTCTTCATGCGCCAGCTTCAGGGCGGCAGCGGCAAGGCGATGACCTTCGGCAAGTCGAAGGCCAAGCTCCTCAACGAGAGCCATAACAAGGTGACGTTCGCCGACGTGGCCGGTGCCGACGAGTGCAAGGAAGAACTCGAGGAGATCGTCGCCTTCCTCAAGGACCCCAAGAAGTTCACCAAGCTGGGCGGCCGCATCCCGAAGGGCGTGCTGATGATGGGCTCGCCCGGCACGGGCAAGACGCTGCTCGCCCGCGCGGTGGCCGGCGAAGCAGGCGTGCCGTTCTTCTCCATCTCCGGCTCGGACTTCGTGGAGATGTTCGTGGGCGTGGGCGCCAGCCGCGTGCGCGACCTGTTCGAGCAGGGCAAGAAGAACGCCCCCTGCATCATCTTCATCGATGAGATCGACGCCGTGGGCCGCCACCGTGGCGCGGGCCTGGGCGGCGGTCACGACGAGCGCGAGCAGACGCTCAACCAACTGCTGGTGGAGATGGACGGCTTCGAGTCCAACGAGGGCGTCATCCTCATCGCCGCCACCAACCGCCCGGACGTGCTCGACCCGGCGCTCCAGCGTCCCGGCCGCTTCGACCGGCGCATCGTGGTGCCCCGTCCGGACCTCAAGGGCCGGTTGGGCGTCCTCAAGGTGCACACGCGTCGGGTTCCCCTGGCTCCGGACGTGGAGCTGGAGGTCATTGCCCGCGGCACCCCCGGCATGACGGGCGCGGACCTGGAGAACCTCGTCAACGAGTCGGCCCTGATGGCTGCCCGTCAGAACAAGGAGCGCGTGGACCTCAGCGACTTCGAGGCCGCCAAGGACAAGGTCTTCATGGGCCCGGAGCGCAAGTCCATGATCATGACCGAGAAGGAGAAGCGGAACACCGCCGTCCACGAGGCGGGTCATGCCCTGCTCGCCAAGCTCCTGCCCGGGTGCGACCCCCTGCACAAGGTCACCATCATCCCGCGCGGCCAGGCCCTGGGCGTCACCTGGAGCTTGCCCACCGAGGACAAGGTCAACGGGTACAAGAAGCAGATCCTCGATCAGATCACCATGGCCATGGGCGGACGGCTCGCCGAAGAGCTGCTGCACAACGAGGTCAGCAGCGGTGCTTCGAATGACATCGAGCGTGCCACCGAGACGGCCCGCGCCATGGTCTGCCGCTGGGGCATGAGCGAGAAGCTCGGGCCCCTGGCGTTCGGCAAGAGCGAGGGAGAGGTGTTCCTCGGCCGCGACTTCAACTCCTCGAAGGACTACTCCGAGGATACGGCGCGGCAGATTGATGCCGAGGTGCGGGGCATCGTCATCGGCTGCTACGAGCGCGGCAAGCAGTTGCTCACCGACAACAAGGATGCCCTCAGCCGCATCTCCGAGGCGCTCGTGGAGTATGAGACGCTGGATGCCGAGGATGTGAATGTCCTCCTCCAGGGTGGCTCGCTGACCCGCGAGCGGCCCGCGCCCCGCCTCATCGCGCCCCCGAGCAAGCCGACCGAGAAGAAGGACAAGCGGAAGATCCTCGACGCGCTGGAGTCCATCCCCAAGATGGAGCCGAACAAGGCCTAG
- the tilS gene encoding tRNA lysidine(34) synthetase TilS, whose translation MPRPRRATRLICRTLEASFRSVGLAHRSVLLAVSGGVDSTALLLGTALVRERLGILVEVATLDHGLRPEAMEEVRAVERLAARQKMICHVRSLHVKEGPGLEVRAREARYAALSQLCSERKLAAIATAHTASDQAETLLMRLARGTSLRGATGITSARGVLVRPLLALTREQVEAFLGEQEEGFAVDPMNADPRFLRARIRHHVLPALTQAVGYPVTERLASFARLAAEDEALLQSLAGAAWDRLRGSGEGLDAVGVRALELPLRRRVLARLLAEARAVVDAATLERVLAAVEGGRSATLSHGLQLRASGGLVRCVRVPVSRPEPRALALEGPGASGPWAETGWHFEVRGGEEPPGALVLPLSEETCWPLTVRLRRPGDRLRGKNGSRKLQDVLVDLRMPAERRDLHPVVVDARGQVLWVPGLWAAPREKVVSRQSLWASPPGPSRRGSASL comes from the coding sequence ATGCCTCGCCCCCGCCGCGCCACTCGACTCATCTGTAGGACGCTCGAGGCGTCCTTTCGTTCTGTGGGCCTCGCGCACCGCTCCGTGTTGCTCGCCGTCTCGGGGGGCGTGGATTCCACCGCGTTGCTGCTGGGCACGGCGCTCGTGCGCGAGCGCTTGGGGATCCTGGTGGAGGTGGCCACGCTGGATCACGGCCTGCGGCCCGAGGCGATGGAAGAGGTTCGAGCGGTCGAGCGTCTGGCTGCGCGCCAGAAGATGATCTGCCATGTGCGCTCGCTCCACGTGAAGGAGGGTCCTGGCTTGGAGGTGCGGGCACGCGAGGCACGGTACGCGGCCCTCTCGCAGCTCTGCTCGGAGAGGAAGCTGGCGGCGATCGCCACCGCGCACACCGCCTCGGATCAGGCCGAGACGCTGCTCATGCGGCTGGCCCGTGGCACCTCGCTCCGGGGCGCCACCGGCATCACATCCGCGCGCGGTGTGCTCGTGCGCCCGCTGCTCGCGCTCACCCGGGAGCAGGTGGAAGCGTTCTTGGGGGAGCAAGAGGAGGGCTTCGCGGTGGATCCGATGAACGCGGATCCGCGCTTCCTCCGCGCGCGGATCCGCCACCACGTGCTTCCAGCCCTCACCCAGGCCGTGGGCTACCCGGTGACGGAGCGGTTGGCCTCGTTCGCACGGCTGGCGGCCGAGGATGAGGCCTTGCTCCAATCATTGGCTGGTGCCGCGTGGGATCGCCTGAGGGGGTCTGGAGAAGGACTGGATGCGGTGGGTGTCCGGGCCTTGGAGCTTCCGCTGCGCCGCCGGGTGCTCGCCCGCTTGCTGGCAGAGGCAAGGGCCGTCGTCGACGCGGCGACGCTGGAGCGGGTGTTGGCGGCGGTGGAGGGAGGCCGTTCCGCGACGCTGAGCCATGGCCTCCAACTCCGCGCCTCGGGAGGTTTGGTGCGGTGCGTCAGGGTGCCGGTGTCCCGGCCCGAGCCGAGGGCGTTGGCCCTGGAGGGCCCAGGGGCTTCGGGCCCCTGGGCAGAGACGGGCTGGCATTTCGAAGTGCGGGGAGGCGAGGAGCCCCCTGGCGCGCTCGTCCTGCCGCTGTCCGAGGAGACGTGCTGGCCCCTCACGGTGCGGCTTCGCCGTCCAGGAGACCGGCTCCGGGGCAAGAACGGCTCGCGCAAGCTGCAGGATGTGCTCGTGGACCTTCGGATGCCCGCCGAGCGTCGAGATCTCCACCCCGTCGTCGTGGACGCACGGGGCCAGGTGCTCTGGGTGCCAGGGCTGTGGGCGGCGCCGCGGGAGAAGGTGGTTTCCAGACAGTCGCTGTGGGCTTCACCACCTGGGCCAAGCAGAAGAGGCAGTGCTTCGTTATAG
- a CDS encoding TIGR04563 family protein: MAGTDKRKQSLYFPEEMLKEIQEEATRQDRSLSWVVQQAWKIARERIKAFPAVNDVTGDERQDPREE; this comes from the coding sequence ATGGCAGGCACCGACAAGCGTAAGCAGTCGCTGTACTTCCCCGAAGAGATGTTGAAGGAAATCCAGGAAGAGGCGACCCGCCAGGACCGCTCCCTGTCATGGGTCGTGCAGCAGGCGTGGAAGATCGCTCGTGAGCGCATCAAGGCCTTCCCTGCCGTCAATGATGTCACCGGCGACGAACGCCAAGATCCCCGCGAGGAGTAA
- a CDS encoding TIGR04563 family protein translates to MSSTDHRKQSLYFPEDMLEEIQREATRQDRSLSWIVQQAWKVARGDIRKMPSVNDVLSPVPAKPVPVAPAVTPVPVAAIDGEPKP, encoded by the coding sequence ATGTCGTCCACAGATCATCGCAAGCAGAGTCTCTATTTCCCGGAGGACATGCTCGAGGAGATCCAGCGCGAGGCGACTCGGCAGGATCGCTCGCTCTCCTGGATCGTCCAGCAGGCCTGGAAGGTGGCCCGCGGGGACATCCGGAAGATGCCTTCCGTCAATGACGTGCTCAGCCCAGTGCCCGCCAAGCCGGTGCCCGTGGCGCCCGCGGTCACCCCCGTACCGGTGGCCGCGATTGACGGCGAGCCCAAGCCCTAA